The following are encoded together in the Streptomyces rapamycinicus NRRL 5491 genome:
- a CDS encoding UPF0182 family protein — MPDRGGGPTGPRVRVGRPSRRARTLLMTLGVLAVLAMLFVMFAGFWTDWLWYRSLHYSSVFSTTLKTKIGLFFVFGVLMATAVGINIWLAHRLRPPLSAMSMEQQSLDRYRMGIAPFKKWVLLAVTALVGLIAGASAAGQWRIWLLWVNGVPFGQKDPQFHKDVAFYAFDLPWYRFLLSFGFAATVLSLIAAALVHYLYGGLRVTSPGARATAAATGHLSVLLGVFVALKAVAYWLDRYGLAVKSSDFKATGNWTGLRYVDANAYLPAKTILFCIAAICAVLFFATLWRRTWQLPVIGFGLMVLSAILIGGLYPAIVQKFQVQPNEQAKEAPYIQKNIEATRKAYGIDDSKVADYSGKNDSDGGGEKLRKDANTTASYRLMDPSVISPTFQQLQQERKYYQFPSTLDVDRYKGADGKEQDTVVGVRELNLNGIPKRNWINDHFTYTHGYGMVAAKGTTPDPNADPAGSPDFTESGLPTKGSSGGGVGTYKQQVYYGEKTDQYSIVGGPQKELDYEKNGERTTSYKGKSGVSLSNPVNRAAYAVAFGEPQILYSGAIGDGSRILYNRTPKERVEKVAPWLTIDGDAYPAVVHGRIKWIVDAYTTTNGYPYASRTTLGDSTADSLSDGDRSVVAQQNKVNYIRNSVKATVDAYDGTVKLYEWDSKDPVLKTWEKAFPGTVEPKEKISGELMEHLRYPQDLFKVQRELLTRYHVTDPTQFYSGSDAWQVPEDPTHKEGNAVPPYYLSMRMPDQQGQTFSLTTTFTPNGRPNLGAFMSIDADANSKDYGTIRLLKVTSNVPGPQQVQSELNGDPEVAEFVRNLRGTDSDIEYGNLLTVPLDNGFLYIEPVYARGGSANYPLLKKVGVSYGKETVFKDTLGEALDAVFGESSEQRPPGDGGQEEPPANSNPTVKEALKDASDAYKDAQDALQKQPQDWEAYGRAQEDLKDALDRAAKAENKAAGDKGQQQNQPRSQSAGGGSDKKGG, encoded by the coding sequence ATGCCGGACCGCGGCGGAGGCCCGACGGGGCCGCGGGTGAGAGTCGGCCGTCCGTCCCGGCGTGCCAGGACCCTGCTCATGACCCTGGGCGTGCTGGCCGTGTTGGCCATGCTCTTTGTCATGTTTGCCGGATTTTGGACGGATTGGCTCTGGTATCGCTCGCTTCATTACTCTTCCGTCTTCAGTACCACCCTGAAGACGAAGATCGGGCTGTTCTTCGTCTTCGGCGTGCTGATGGCCACGGCCGTCGGGATCAACATCTGGCTGGCCCATCGGCTGCGGCCGCCGCTCAGCGCGATGTCCATGGAGCAGCAGAGCCTGGACCGTTACCGGATGGGCATCGCCCCGTTCAAGAAGTGGGTGCTGCTCGCGGTCACCGCCCTGGTCGGGCTGATCGCGGGCGCCTCGGCGGCCGGTCAGTGGCGCATCTGGCTGCTGTGGGTCAACGGGGTGCCGTTCGGCCAGAAGGACCCGCAGTTCCACAAGGACGTGGCCTTCTACGCCTTCGACCTGCCCTGGTACCGCTTCCTGCTGAGCTTCGGCTTCGCGGCCACGGTGCTCTCGCTGATCGCCGCGGCCCTGGTGCACTACCTCTACGGGGGCCTGCGGGTCACCAGCCCCGGCGCCCGTGCGACCGCCGCGGCCACCGGCCATCTGTCGGTGCTGCTGGGCGTCTTCGTGGCGCTCAAGGCGGTGGCGTACTGGCTGGACCGCTACGGCCTCGCGGTGAAGTCCAGCGACTTCAAGGCGACGGGCAACTGGACGGGTCTGCGCTATGTGGACGCCAACGCCTATCTGCCCGCGAAGACGATCCTGTTCTGCATCGCGGCGATCTGCGCGGTGCTGTTCTTCGCCACGCTGTGGCGGCGCACCTGGCAGCTGCCGGTCATCGGCTTCGGGCTCATGGTGCTGTCGGCGATCCTGATCGGCGGGCTCTACCCGGCGATCGTGCAGAAGTTCCAGGTCCAGCCGAACGAGCAGGCCAAGGAGGCGCCGTACATCCAGAAGAACATCGAGGCCACGCGCAAGGCGTACGGCATCGATGACTCCAAGGTGGCGGACTACTCCGGCAAGAACGACAGCGACGGCGGCGGCGAGAAGCTCCGTAAGGACGCCAATACGACGGCCAGTTACCGGCTGATGGACCCCAGCGTCATCTCGCCGACCTTCCAGCAGCTCCAGCAGGAGCGCAAGTACTACCAGTTCCCCTCGACGCTCGACGTGGACCGCTACAAGGGTGCCGACGGCAAGGAACAGGACACCGTCGTCGGTGTGCGCGAGCTGAATCTGAACGGCATCCCCAAGCGGAACTGGATCAACGACCACTTCACCTACACCCATGGCTACGGCATGGTGGCGGCGAAGGGCACCACGCCCGATCCCAACGCGGACCCGGCGGGCTCGCCGGACTTCACCGAATCCGGGCTGCCCACCAAGGGCTCCAGCGGCGGCGGTGTCGGCACCTACAAGCAACAGGTCTACTACGGCGAGAAGACCGACCAGTACTCGATAGTCGGTGGCCCCCAGAAGGAGCTCGACTACGAGAAGAACGGCGAGCGGACCACCAGCTACAAGGGCAAGAGCGGGGTCAGCCTCTCCAACCCGGTCAACCGCGCCGCCTACGCGGTGGCGTTCGGCGAGCCCCAGATCCTCTACTCGGGCGCGATCGGGGACGGTTCGCGGATCCTGTACAACCGCACCCCCAAGGAGCGCGTCGAGAAGGTCGCCCCCTGGCTGACCATCGACGGTGACGCCTATCCGGCCGTGGTCCATGGCCGGATCAAGTGGATCGTGGACGCCTACACCACGACCAACGGCTATCCGTACGCCTCGCGGACGACCCTGGGCGACAGCACGGCCGACTCGCTGAGCGACGGGGACCGCTCGGTGGTCGCGCAGCAGAACAAGGTCAACTACATCCGCAACTCGGTCAAGGCGACCGTGGACGCCTATGACGGCACCGTCAAGCTCTACGAGTGGGACTCCAAGGACCCGGTCCTGAAGACCTGGGAGAAGGCGTTCCCGGGGACGGTCGAGCCCAAGGAGAAGATCAGCGGCGAGCTGATGGAGCATCTGCGGTATCCGCAGGACCTGTTCAAGGTCCAGCGCGAGCTGCTGACCCGCTACCACGTCACCGACCCCACGCAGTTCTACAGCGGCAGTGACGCCTGGCAGGTGCCCGAGGACCCGACCCACAAGGAGGGGAACGCGGTTCCGCCGTACTACCTGAGCATGAGGATGCCCGATCAGCAGGGGCAGACGTTCTCGCTGACGACGACCTTCACCCCCAACGGGCGTCCCAACCTGGGGGCGTTCATGTCGATCGACGCGGATGCCAACAGTAAGGACTACGGCACGATAAGACTGCTGAAGGTCACCTCCAACGTGCCCGGCCCACAACAGGTGCAGAGCGAGCTCAACGGTGATCCGGAGGTCGCCGAGTTCGTCCGGAACCTGAGAGGCACCGACTCCGACATCGAGTACGGCAATCTGCTCACCGTGCCACTGGACAACGGCTTCCTATATATCGAGCCCGTCTACGCCCGCGGTGGCAGCGCCAACTACCCGCTGTTGAAGAAGGTCGGCGTCTCCTACGGCAAGGAGACGGTCTTCAAGGACACCCTGGGCGAGGCCCTGGACGCCGTCTTCGGCGAGTCGTCCGAACAGCGGCCACCGGGAGACGGCGGGCAGGAGGAGCCACCGGCGAACAGCAACCCGACGGTGAAGGAGGCCCTCAAGGACGCCTCGGACGCCTATAAGGACGCCCAGGACGCCCTCCAGAAGCAGCCGCAGGACTGGGAGGCGTACGGCAGGGCCCAGGAGGATCTGAAGGACGCGCTGGACCGCGCCGCCAAGGCGGAGAACAAGGCGGCCGGCGACAAGGGGCAGCAGCAGAACCAGCCACGGAGTCAGAGCGCCGGCGGCGGTTCCGACAAGAAGGGCGGCTGA
- a CDS encoding molybdenum cofactor biosynthesis protein MoaE, with translation MDDMAHSYEHPGELAAAHPIRLLAVRDTPLSVDEVFGAVGDAAAGGTALFVGTVRNHDGGAEVGALGYSAHPTAEAELRRVAEKVVADFPVRALAAVHRVGDLVIGDLAVVVAVSCPHRAEAFAACRRLIDDLKSEVPIWKHQTFADGTEEWVGA, from the coding sequence ATGGACGACATGGCACATTCGTACGAACACCCCGGCGAGCTCGCGGCCGCCCACCCCATCCGGCTGCTCGCCGTCCGTGACACTCCCCTGTCCGTGGACGAGGTGTTCGGGGCGGTGGGCGATGCCGCGGCGGGCGGCACGGCGCTGTTCGTGGGCACCGTGCGCAACCACGACGGAGGCGCGGAGGTCGGCGCCCTCGGCTACTCCGCGCACCCGACCGCCGAGGCCGAGCTGCGCCGGGTGGCCGAGAAGGTCGTGGCCGACTTCCCGGTGCGCGCGCTGGCCGCGGTGCACCGGGTGGGCGATCTGGTGATCGGCGATCTGGCCGTGGTGGTGGCCGTGTCCTGCCCGCACCGCGCGGAGGCCTTCGCGGCCTGCCGCAGGCTGATCGACGACCTGAAGAGCGAGGTCCCGATCTGGAAGCACCAGACGTTCGCGGACGGCACCGAGGAATGGGTGGGCGCGTAG
- a CDS encoding PDZ domain-containing protein encodes MPRRTATMLASLLMLIALLCAGVLIPVPYAEMSPGPTYNTLGEHNGECVLQISGRKSCETTGGHLNMTTVRVTGSEYRMNLVEAVYGWLAHDDVVVPHSTLYPDDKTPDQVDQQNAEEFTQSQETAKVAALRALKKPVTAHVIVGAVQKGAPAQGKLHAGDVIKSVDGTAVREPDDVAKLVTKHKPGQKVVFSVVPAKNVAAAEKSGKQPTGEERVTITTTKADKGPARAIVGIQAGVDYTFPFRIDIKLADVGGPSAGLMFALGIVDRLSPGDLTGGKFIAGTGTIDDKGTVGPIGGIEMKTIGAREAGARYFLTPKENCAAAAKDVPSGLRLVKVHTIDDALTALGKIRKGDTAGLPKCTTG; translated from the coding sequence ATGCCACGCCGCACTGCGACGATGCTCGCCTCCCTTCTGATGCTGATCGCGCTGCTGTGCGCCGGAGTGCTGATCCCGGTGCCGTACGCGGAGATGTCCCCGGGGCCGACGTACAACACCCTGGGTGAGCACAACGGGGAGTGCGTGCTCCAGATTTCCGGCCGGAAGAGCTGTGAGACCACCGGTGGGCACCTGAACATGACCACGGTCCGGGTCACCGGTTCCGAGTACCGGATGAACCTCGTGGAGGCCGTCTACGGCTGGCTGGCGCACGATGACGTGGTCGTGCCGCACAGCACCCTCTACCCGGACGACAAGACCCCGGACCAGGTGGACCAGCAGAACGCCGAGGAGTTCACCCAGTCCCAGGAGACCGCCAAGGTCGCGGCGTTGCGGGCGCTGAAGAAGCCGGTCACCGCGCATGTCATCGTCGGCGCCGTCCAGAAGGGCGCCCCGGCCCAGGGCAAACTGCACGCGGGCGACGTGATCAAGTCGGTGGACGGCACGGCGGTGCGCGAGCCCGACGACGTGGCCAAGCTCGTCACCAAGCACAAGCCGGGCCAGAAGGTGGTCTTCTCCGTCGTCCCGGCCAAGAACGTGGCGGCGGCGGAGAAGAGCGGCAAGCAGCCCACCGGCGAGGAGCGCGTCACGATTACCACCACGAAGGCGGACAAGGGCCCGGCCCGCGCCATCGTGGGCATCCAGGCCGGGGTCGACTACACCTTCCCGTTCCGGATCGACATCAAGCTGGCGGACGTGGGCGGGCCCAGTGCCGGTCTGATGTTCGCGCTGGGGATCGTGGACCGGCTCTCGCCCGGCGATCTCACCGGCGGGAAGTTCATCGCGGGCACCGGCACGATCGACGACAAGGGCACGGTCGGCCCGATCGGCGGCATCGAGATGAAGACGATCGGCGCGCGCGAGGCGGGCGCCCGCTACTTCCTCACGCCCAAGGAGAACTGCGCGGCCGCCGCAAAGGACGTGCCGAGCGGGCTGCGGCTGGTCAAGGTGCATACGATCGACGACGCCCTTACGGCGCTCGGGAAGATCCGTAAGGGGGACACCGCCGGTCTGCCGAAGTGCACGACGGGCTGA
- a CDS encoding NAD-dependent epimerase/dehydratase family protein, translating to MSSPDREVRAARNDTARTARRPVVVVTGAASGPGALLTQRLAESEEVKQVLAIDERRGEVTEAQWHVLDVRDPAIAEKLRGADVVVHLAVDLDLGTDPAARTAYNVRGTQTVLTAAAAAGVRRVVLCTSAMVYGALPDNAVPLAEDAELRATAEATGVGDLLEIERLGERAPRAHPGLNVTVVRPALLVGGTDTALTRYFESPRLLVVAGSRPTWQFCHMDDLVGALEYAALEKVEGELAVGCEGWLEQEEVEELSGIRRMELPSAVALGAASRLHRLGLTPSPAGDLAYTMHPWAVSGSRLHAAGWRPRWTNEEVLAELLEEVAGRHTVAGRRLGRKDATTLGAAGATVALVGTAAIVRRARKARRRA from the coding sequence GTGAGTTCCCCAGACCGAGAAGTTCGCGCTGCGCGAAACGATACGGCTCGTACCGCACGACGACCCGTCGTGGTGGTGACCGGTGCCGCCTCGGGCCCAGGTGCCCTGCTCACGCAGCGGCTCGCGGAGTCCGAAGAGGTCAAGCAGGTCCTGGCCATCGACGAGCGCCGCGGTGAGGTGACCGAGGCGCAGTGGCATGTGCTGGACGTCCGCGATCCGGCCATCGCCGAGAAGCTGCGCGGCGCCGACGTGGTGGTCCACCTCGCCGTCGACCTGGATCTGGGCACGGACCCCGCCGCCCGCACCGCCTACAACGTGCGCGGCACCCAGACGGTCCTGACGGCCGCCGCCGCGGCCGGGGTGCGCCGGGTGGTGCTGTGCACGTCCGCGATGGTCTACGGAGCGCTCCCCGACAACGCCGTGCCGCTGGCCGAGGACGCGGAGCTGCGGGCGACCGCCGAGGCCACCGGCGTGGGCGACCTGCTGGAGATCGAGCGGCTGGGGGAGCGCGCGCCCCGGGCGCATCCGGGGCTGAATGTGACCGTGGTGCGCCCGGCGCTCCTGGTCGGCGGCACGGACACCGCGCTCACCCGCTACTTCGAGTCACCGAGGCTGCTGGTCGTCGCCGGATCCCGCCCCACCTGGCAGTTCTGCCATATGGACGACCTGGTCGGCGCGCTGGAGTACGCCGCCCTGGAGAAGGTCGAAGGCGAGCTGGCGGTCGGGTGCGAGGGCTGGCTGGAGCAGGAGGAGGTCGAGGAGCTGTCCGGAATCCGGCGCATGGAGCTGCCCTCGGCGGTCGCCCTGGGCGCCGCCTCCCGGCTGCACCGGCTCGGTCTGACGCCGTCCCCGGCGGGCGATCTCGCGTACACGATGCACCCCTGGGCGGTCAGCGGCAGCAGGCTGCACGCGGCGGGCTGGCGGCCGCGCTGGACCAACGAGGAGGTCCTGGCGGAGCTGCTGGAGGAGGTTGCCGGCCGCCATACGGTCGCCGGGCGGCGTCTCGGCCGTAAGGACGCCACGACGCTCGGCGCCGCGGGCGCGACCGTGGCCCTGGTGGGCACCGCGGCGATCGTGCGCCGCGCCCGTAAGGCGCGCCGCCGGGCTTGA
- a CDS encoding tetratricopeptide repeat protein, translating to MGFMGDRVSLLETGRFAHAHDDAEEETRHRRAAEAGDTAAMSALGALLLRRGDLDGAEPHLRGATAAGDRAAANNLGVLLHQRGYADEAAGWWRIAAVAGSPAAAHALGRHHRERGDEPAAEYWLRQSAESGHTLGAYALGDLLEHRSDIGAERWFRTAAERGHREAAYRLARILDDRGGDEGDEPAAERRRGADGGGREEAGQWYRQAAARGHRRAALHLGTLLEKRGETKEAGRWYLMSAKDGEARAACALGFLLRDAGDTDSAAVWWHRAAQDGDGNAANALGALHADRGETQTAERWYRAALDAGDINGAYNLGLLCAEQGRTAQAEQWYRRAAYAGHREAANAVAVMLLQRGDAAGAEPWFSKAAEAGSVDAAFNLGILHAGRGEDRAARQWYERAAAAGHTEAALQVGLALQREGDLQGAERHLRCAAGGGSADGAFRLAALLDRSSVGGDPATGTGFGNSSGTRFPTPPPDDGSGPHVPEYEEWYERAARQGHRRAQVRVGMFAAARGDVVEAARWYRMAAEAGSSNGAFNLGLLLAREGSEPEAALWWTRAAESGHGRAALRLALLAARRGALAEGQRWCARAVELGPAEVAERAARLREALQQELTA from the coding sequence ATGGGATTTATGGGGGACAGGGTCAGTCTGTTGGAGACAGGGCGTTTTGCGCACGCGCACGACGATGCCGAGGAGGAGACCCGGCACCGTCGTGCCGCCGAGGCCGGTGACACCGCCGCGATGAGCGCGCTCGGCGCGCTGCTGCTGCGCCGTGGCGACCTCGACGGCGCCGAACCGCATCTGCGGGGAGCCACCGCGGCGGGCGATCGCGCCGCCGCCAACAACCTCGGCGTTCTGCTGCACCAGCGCGGCTATGCCGACGAGGCGGCCGGCTGGTGGCGCATAGCCGCCGTCGCCGGATCCCCCGCCGCGGCCCACGCCCTGGGCCGCCATCACCGCGAGCGGGGCGACGAGCCCGCCGCCGAGTACTGGCTGCGCCAGTCCGCCGAGTCCGGCCACACGCTGGGCGCGTACGCCCTGGGCGATCTGCTGGAGCACCGCAGCGACATCGGGGCCGAGCGCTGGTTCCGTACGGCCGCCGAGCGCGGCCACCGCGAGGCCGCGTACCGCCTCGCCCGCATCCTCGACGACCGTGGTGGCGACGAGGGGGACGAGCCGGCGGCAGAGCGCCGCCGTGGCGCCGACGGGGGCGGCCGGGAGGAGGCCGGGCAGTGGTACCGGCAGGCCGCCGCGCGCGGTCACCGGCGCGCCGCCCTCCACCTCGGCACGCTGCTGGAGAAGCGCGGTGAGACCAAGGAGGCCGGGCGCTGGTACCTGATGTCCGCCAAGGACGGCGAGGCCCGGGCCGCCTGCGCGCTGGGCTTCCTGCTGCGTGACGCGGGCGACACCGACAGCGCCGCCGTCTGGTGGCACCGGGCGGCCCAGGACGGCGACGGCAACGCCGCCAACGCGCTGGGCGCGCTCCACGCCGACCGCGGCGAGACGCAGACCGCCGAGCGCTGGTACCGCGCCGCGCTCGACGCCGGGGACATCAACGGCGCCTACAACCTCGGGCTGCTCTGCGCCGAGCAGGGCCGCACCGCCCAGGCCGAGCAGTGGTACCGCCGCGCGGCCTACGCGGGCCACCGCGAGGCCGCCAACGCGGTCGCCGTGATGCTGCTCCAGCGCGGCGACGCGGCGGGCGCCGAGCCGTGGTTCTCCAAGGCGGCCGAGGCGGGCAGCGTCGACGCCGCGTTCAACCTGGGGATCCTGCACGCGGGCCGGGGCGAGGACCGGGCGGCCCGGCAGTGGTACGAGCGGGCCGCGGCCGCCGGGCACACCGAGGCCGCGCTGCAGGTCGGCCTCGCCCTTCAGCGGGAGGGCGACCTCCAGGGCGCCGAGCGCCATCTGCGCTGCGCCGCGGGCGGCGGCAGCGCAGATGGCGCCTTCCGGCTGGCCGCGCTGCTGGACCGCTCCTCGGTCGGCGGCGACCCGGCGACCGGCACCGGCTTCGGCAACTCGTCCGGGACGCGCTTCCCGACCCCGCCGCCGGACGACGGCTCCGGGCCGCACGTCCCCGAGTACGAGGAGTGGTACGAGCGCGCCGCGCGGCAGGGCCACCGGCGGGCCCAGGTGCGGGTGGGCATGTTCGCGGCCGCGCGCGGCGATGTGGTCGAGGCCGCGCGCTGGTATCGCATGGCCGCCGAGGCGGGCAGCAGCAACGGCGCGTTCAACCTGGGGCTGCTGCTGGCCCGGGAGGGCAGCGAGCCGGAGGCCGCCCTGTGGTGGACGCGCGCCGCCGAGTCGGGGCACGGCCGGGCCGCGCTGCGGCTCGCGCTGCTGGCGGCCCGTCGCGGGGCGCTCGCCGAGGGGCAGCGGTGGTGTGCGCGGGCGGTCGAGCTGGGGCCCGCGGAGGTCGCAGAGCGCGCGGCCCGGCTGCGGGAAGCGCTCCAGCAGGAGCTCACGGCCTGA
- a CDS encoding Fur family transcriptional regulator has translation MSDLLERLRGRGWRLTAQRRVVAEVLDGDHVHYTADEVHALAAERLPEISRATVYNTLGELVTLGEVIEVSTDGRAKRYDPNAHHAHQHLVCARCGTIRDVHPSGDLLADLPTQERYGFAISAVEVTYRGLCPNCAA, from the coding sequence ATGAGTGACCTGCTGGAACGGCTCAGGGGACGCGGCTGGAGGCTGACGGCGCAGCGGCGTGTCGTCGCCGAGGTCCTCGACGGGGACCACGTGCACTACACCGCCGACGAAGTTCACGCGCTGGCGGCCGAGCGACTGCCCGAGATCTCCCGCGCGACCGTCTACAACACCCTCGGCGAGCTCGTCACGCTCGGCGAGGTGATCGAGGTCAGCACGGACGGCAGGGCCAAGCGCTACGACCCGAACGCGCACCACGCGCATCAGCACCTGGTGTGCGCGCGCTGCGGCACGATCCGCGATGTCCACCCCTCCGGCGACCTGCTCGCCGACCTGCCCACCCAGGAGCGCTACGGTTTCGCGATCTCCGCGGTCGAGGTGACGTACCGGGGGCTGTGCCCCAACTGCGCGGCCTGA
- a CDS encoding cyclic nucleotide-binding/CBS domain-containing protein, with protein MHVRDAMSSVVLTIGPAHTLRQAARLMSERRVGSAIVLDPDTSGLGILTERDILNSLGTGQDPDQETAHDHTTADVVFAAPGWTLDEAARAMSQGGFRHLVVLDGGDPVGVVSVRDIIRCWAPAPQPVPA; from the coding sequence ATGCACGTCCGTGACGCCATGAGCTCGGTGGTCCTCACCATCGGCCCCGCGCACACACTCCGCCAGGCCGCCCGGCTGATGTCAGAACGCCGGGTGGGATCGGCCATCGTGCTCGATCCCGACACCAGCGGCCTGGGGATCCTCACCGAGCGCGACATCCTCAACTCCCTGGGGACGGGCCAGGACCCCGACCAGGAGACCGCACACGACCACACCACCGCCGATGTCGTCTTCGCCGCCCCCGGGTGGACGCTGGACGAGGCGGCCCGCGCGATGTCCCAGGGCGGCTTCCGCCATCTGGTCGTCCTCGACGGGGGCGACCCGGTCGGAGTGGTGTCCGTGCGCGACATCATCCGCTGCTGGGCCCCGGCGCCCCAGCCCGTACCGGCGTAA
- a CDS encoding catalase — MSNVGSIPAPDQGQNASTQEAHVTVQDNITGPLTTESGAPVADNQNSETAGAGGPVLIQDQHLIEKLAHFNRERIPERIVHARGAGAYGTFTVTADVTKYTRAAFLSEVGKQTETFLRFSTVAGNLGSADAVRDPRGFALKFYTEDGNYDLVGNNTPVFFIKDAIKFPDFIHTQKRDPYTGSQEADNVWDFWGLSPEATHQVTWLFGDRGIPASYRHMNGYGSHTYQWNNAAGEVFWVKYHFKTDQGIKNLTTAEAAETSGLDPDSHQRDLREAIERGDFPTWTVQVQIMPAADAADYRFNPFDLTKVWPHEDYPPIEIGKLELNRNPRNIFAEVEQSIFSPAHFVPGIGPSPDKMLQGRLFAYGDAHRYRVGINADHLPVNRPHAAEARTYGRDGLMYDGRHAGAKNYEPNSFGGPAETGRALWQPSPVSGRTGDHEAPSHAEDDDFVQAGNLYRLMSDDERERLIENLAQFIAKVSRDDIAQRAIENFRKADADYGKRLEAAVQALRG; from the coding sequence ATGTCCAATGTAGGATCGATCCCAGCCCCAGACCAGGGACAGAATGCGAGTACGCAGGAGGCGCACGTGACGGTCCAGGACAACATCACTGGTCCGCTGACCACGGAGTCCGGGGCTCCGGTGGCGGACAACCAGAACAGCGAGACGGCGGGCGCCGGCGGTCCGGTCCTCATCCAGGACCAGCACCTGATCGAGAAGCTCGCCCACTTCAACCGCGAGCGGATCCCGGAGCGGATCGTGCACGCGCGGGGCGCCGGTGCGTACGGCACCTTCACCGTGACCGCGGATGTGACGAAGTACACCCGCGCCGCGTTCCTCTCCGAGGTCGGCAAGCAGACCGAGACGTTCCTGCGCTTCTCGACGGTCGCCGGCAACCTCGGCTCGGCGGACGCGGTGCGCGACCCGCGCGGTTTCGCGCTGAAGTTCTACACCGAGGACGGCAACTACGACCTGGTCGGGAACAACACCCCGGTGTTCTTCATCAAGGACGCCATCAAGTTCCCCGACTTCATCCACACCCAGAAGCGCGACCCGTACACCGGCTCGCAGGAGGCGGACAACGTCTGGGACTTCTGGGGGCTCTCGCCCGAGGCCACCCACCAGGTGACCTGGCTGTTCGGCGACCGCGGCATCCCCGCCTCGTACCGCCACATGAACGGCTACGGTTCGCACACCTACCAGTGGAACAACGCCGCGGGCGAGGTCTTCTGGGTGAAGTACCACTTCAAGACCGACCAGGGGATCAAGAACCTCACCACCGCCGAGGCGGCCGAGACCTCCGGTCTGGACCCGGACAGCCACCAGCGCGATCTGCGCGAGGCCATCGAGCGGGGTGACTTCCCGACCTGGACCGTGCAGGTGCAGATCATGCCGGCGGCCGACGCGGCGGACTACCGCTTCAACCCGTTCGACCTGACCAAGGTCTGGCCGCACGAGGACTACCCGCCGATCGAGATCGGCAAGCTGGAGCTCAACCGCAACCCGCGGAACATCTTCGCCGAGGTCGAGCAGTCGATCTTCTCGCCCGCCCACTTCGTGCCGGGCATCGGCCCGTCCCCGGACAAGATGCTGCAGGGCCGCCTGTTCGCGTACGGCGACGCCCACCGCTACCGCGTCGGCATCAACGCCGACCACCTGCCGGTGAACCGTCCGCACGCGGCCGAGGCGCGTACGTACGGCCGGGACGGCCTCATGTACGACGGCCGTCACGCGGGCGCCAAGAACTACGAGCCCAACAGCTTCGGCGGCCCGGCCGAGACCGGCCGGGCGCTGTGGCAGCCGTCCCCGGTGTCCGGCCGGACCGGGGACCACGAGGCCCCCTCGCACGCCGAGGACGACGACTTCGTCCAGGCGGGCAACCTCTACCGGCTGATGTCGGACGACGAGAGGGAGCGCCTGATCGAGAATCTGGCGCAGTTCATCGCCAAGGTCTCCCGCGATGACATCGCACAGCGGGCGATCGAGAACTTCCGCAAGGCGGACGCCGACTACGGCAAGCGGCTGGAGGCCGCGGTCCAGGCCCTACGCGGCTGA
- a CDS encoding PPA1309 family protein produces MSNATPGTDPLASNPLTRAVLEIDDYASGLGWDQPARLFALVDTARLRTEEPGLAAQLGLDEGGEEIASLTPIEQDELPSGAPLDEFLATIAWPDAVTGCALTVERQMLPPSAESSVPEGLDEAALAKWVADHPDRQEVRMTVAVLRDGARESALRLREKDSPTEVLTGAGLVPGLAEALAATFATD; encoded by the coding sequence ATGTCCAACGCAACCCCCGGCACCGACCCGCTGGCCTCGAATCCACTGACCCGAGCCGTACTCGAAATCGACGACTACGCCTCGGGGCTCGGCTGGGACCAGCCCGCCCGGCTCTTCGCCCTTGTCGACACCGCCCGGCTGCGCACCGAGGAGCCCGGCCTCGCCGCTCAGCTCGGCCTTGACGAGGGCGGCGAGGAGATCGCCTCCCTGACCCCCATCGAGCAGGACGAGCTGCCCTCCGGCGCCCCGCTGGACGAGTTCCTCGCCACCATCGCCTGGCCGGACGCGGTGACCGGCTGCGCCCTGACCGTGGAGCGGCAGATGCTGCCGCCGTCCGCCGAGAGCTCCGTGCCCGAGGGCCTGGACGAGGCGGCACTGGCCAAGTGGGTCGCCGACCACCCGGACCGCCAGGAGGTCCGGATGACCGTGGCCGTGCTGCGGGACGGCGCGCGCGAGTCGGCCCTGCGGCTGCGGGAGAAGGACTCCCCGACCGAGGTGCTCACCGGGGCCGGTCTGGTGCCGGGCCTGGCGGAAGCGCTCGCCGCCACCTTCGCCACCGACTGA